One window from the genome of Natronomonas pharaonis DSM 2160 encodes:
- a CDS encoding universal stress protein gives MKAVCATDLSAASEAAIESETCLRCLSRIGVEKLHLVTVVPSNVHTGIPGLNFEERRQSALSRYQSVLESAGFEVEAHAVRGTPYRRINGVAEAVDADLIIVGSRGESPLENRAIGSTARNLARTAVAPLLVNRVEEATDDPEVVREHLFQHTLYATDFSSNAEQAFETFSYLHPAVQDATLVHVQTPKDPDPEDDDPEERLAALADRLREWDIDTQTDVRYGDPADEILAAEADHEPTMVLLGSRGHGRLRRLLLGSVSEEIVAHADGNVLLVPPERPRQPR, from the coding sequence ATGAAAGCCGTCTGTGCAACAGACCTCTCGGCGGCCAGCGAGGCGGCCATCGAATCAGAGACTTGCCTGCGGTGTCTGAGCCGCATCGGCGTCGAGAAACTCCACCTCGTGACGGTCGTCCCCTCGAACGTCCACACCGGCATTCCGGGGCTCAACTTCGAGGAGCGCCGCCAGTCGGCGCTGTCCCGATACCAGTCCGTGCTGGAATCGGCGGGCTTCGAAGTCGAGGCCCATGCCGTCCGCGGGACGCCGTACCGCCGCATCAACGGCGTCGCCGAGGCGGTCGACGCCGACCTCATCATCGTCGGCTCGCGCGGTGAAAGCCCGCTTGAAAACCGCGCTATCGGCTCGACGGCGCGCAATCTCGCCCGAACGGCCGTTGCGCCGCTGCTCGTCAACCGGGTCGAAGAGGCCACCGACGACCCTGAGGTCGTCAGAGAGCATCTTTTCCAACACACGCTGTATGCGACCGATTTCTCCTCGAACGCCGAGCAGGCCTTCGAGACCTTCTCGTATCTACATCCCGCCGTCCAAGATGCGACGCTCGTCCACGTCCAGACGCCGAAAGACCCCGACCCGGAGGACGACGACCCCGAGGAGCGTCTCGCAGCGCTCGCCGACCGGCTCCGCGAGTGGGATATCGACACCCAAACCGACGTTCGATACGGCGACCCGGCCGACGAGATTCTCGCGGCGGAAGCCGACCACGAGCCGACGATGGTGTTGCTTGGCTCCCGCGGCCACGGCCGGCTCCGGCGGCTGCTCCTCGGTAGCGTTTCGGAGGAAATCGTCGCCCACGCCGATGGGAACGTCCTGCTAGTGCCGCCGGAGCGGCCACGGCAACCTCGCTAG
- a CDS encoding pyridoxamine 5'-phosphate oxidase family protein gives MTADELPDDEVEALLRRANTGTLSLADGGDTYAVPQSFGYDGETLYFQLAYDDDSRKMEYIETTDTATFTVYEERPAQSVIVQGPFEPVPEGEETLATNAIAENAVIPTLNVSLDTPLDELRFDFYQLVPESLSGWRFHGFGEQPHS, from the coding sequence ATGACCGCCGACGAGCTGCCAGACGATGAGGTCGAGGCGTTGCTCCGGCGAGCGAACACGGGGACTCTCTCGCTTGCCGACGGAGGCGACACCTACGCTGTCCCACAGTCGTTCGGGTACGACGGCGAGACGCTCTACTTTCAGCTCGCCTACGACGACGACAGCCGGAAGATGGAGTACATCGAGACGACCGACACAGCCACATTCACCGTTTACGAGGAGCGACCGGCACAGAGTGTCATCGTACAGGGGCCATTTGAGCCAGTCCCCGAGGGTGAGGAGACGCTTGCGACGAACGCCATCGCGGAAAACGCCGTCATCCCGACACTGAACGTCAGCCTCGATACGCCGCTGGACGAGCTCCGATTCGACTTCTACCAGCTCGTTCCGGAGTCGCTGTCCGGCTGGCGGTTCCACGGGTTCGGCGAACAGCCGCACAGTTGA
- a CDS encoding deoxyhypusine synthase, producing the protein MDADESRDHVVPGSDGELQTDDVRGYDFRGTFDLESLIDSYATTGFQATHLAEAVDIATGMQDDGATVFLTCTSNIVSSGLREVVAALIREGHVDVLITTSGSLTEDVIKTAKPFKMGEWDADEAKLREEGINRLGNIFVPSDRYVWLEEYLYEFFDDFFAEEKTRTPTAFARELGERLDDEDSVLKQAADNDVPVYCPALTDAEVGNFLYYYRQMYDESVGIEILDDYERLIEDGLDADTTGLIAVGDGVPKHHAIMTNLFRGGAEYAVYISTGMEGDGSLSGAPPTEAVSWGKIKSEETNYTQIEAEATLVFPLLVAAAFDMDG; encoded by the coding sequence ATGGACGCAGACGAGTCACGCGACCACGTCGTCCCCGGCAGCGACGGAGAGCTGCAGACGGACGACGTTCGCGGCTATGATTTCCGCGGGACGTTCGACCTCGAATCCCTCATCGATTCGTATGCGACGACCGGCTTCCAGGCGACACATCTGGCTGAGGCGGTCGATATCGCTACCGGGATGCAGGACGATGGCGCGACAGTCTTTCTGACCTGTACGTCGAACATCGTCTCCTCGGGACTCCGGGAAGTCGTTGCGGCGCTCATCCGTGAGGGCCATGTCGACGTGCTCATCACGACCTCCGGGTCGCTGACGGAGGATGTCATCAAAACGGCCAAACCGTTCAAGATGGGCGAGTGGGATGCCGACGAGGCAAAGCTCCGCGAGGAGGGTATCAACCGCCTCGGCAATATCTTCGTGCCGTCGGACCGCTACGTCTGGCTTGAGGAGTACCTCTATGAGTTCTTCGACGACTTCTTCGCCGAGGAAAAAACGCGGACGCCGACGGCCTTCGCCCGCGAACTGGGCGAGCGACTCGACGACGAGGATTCGGTGCTCAAGCAGGCCGCTGACAACGATGTGCCGGTCTACTGCCCGGCCCTGACTGACGCCGAGGTCGGCAACTTCCTGTACTACTACCGGCAGATGTACGACGAGTCGGTCGGTATCGAAATCCTTGACGACTACGAGCGACTCATCGAAGACGGCCTCGATGCCGACACCACCGGGCTCATCGCGGTCGGAGACGGTGTTCCCAAGCATCACGCCATCATGACGAACCTCTTCCGCGGTGGCGCTGAGTATGCGGTCTACATCTCGACGGGAATGGAAGGCGACGGCTCGCTTTCGGGTGCACCGCCGACCGAAGCCGTCTCGTGGGGAAAAATCAAGAGCGAGGAAACGAACTACACGCAAATCGAGGCCGAGGCGACGCTCGTGTTCCCGCTGCTCGTCGCTGCCGCCTTCGATATGGACGGCTAG
- a CDS encoding cytochrome b family protein, with the protein MSADTNNELTHHLAVGIGSVGVAVLLWVVGYHEQRVVGAIPWFLLVLVLAIGPAVKLWPGIRRRGSGNFPVSWRSELGIWFAIWSVVHLLFVFHARDWDVIGYLAGMSPWAFGSFVAVIMAVVLAATSNNRAYDYMGAKAWKWHQTAGTYAIFWLLAVHIYDRAYLRPGFPSEDPLHWLYLLTLGLVVVLQIAAFVKVVSHYRKTGEYPAGLG; encoded by the coding sequence ATGTCTGCAGATACAAACAACGAGCTGACACATCATTTAGCGGTCGGCATCGGTAGCGTCGGCGTCGCTGTGTTGCTGTGGGTGGTGGGGTATCACGAACAGCGAGTCGTCGGAGCAATCCCGTGGTTTCTCCTCGTCTTGGTGCTAGCCATCGGGCCGGCGGTGAAGCTTTGGCCCGGAATCAGACGCCGGGGTTCGGGGAACTTCCCGGTGAGTTGGCGGTCAGAGCTGGGAATCTGGTTTGCTATCTGGAGCGTCGTCCACCTACTGTTCGTGTTCCATGCGAGAGACTGGGACGTTATCGGCTATCTCGCCGGGATGAGCCCATGGGCGTTCGGTTCGTTCGTGGCGGTGATTATGGCGGTCGTCCTCGCAGCCACCTCGAACAACAGGGCCTACGATTACATGGGTGCGAAAGCATGGAAGTGGCATCAGACCGCCGGTACGTATGCGATTTTCTGGCTCCTCGCGGTTCACATCTACGATAGGGCCTACCTCCGGCCTGGATTCCCGTCCGAAGACCCCCTCCATTGGCTCTACCTACTCACACTCGGCCTCGTCGTTGTGCTCCAAATCGCCGCGTTCGTCAAAGTCGTTTCTCACTATCGGAAGACCGGTGAGTATCCCGCCGGGCTGGGCTAG
- the gcvPB gene encoding aminomethyl-transferring glycine dehydrogenase subunit GcvPB yields the protein MSDDDPLGYDQARWMADEETYEPLLAEKSTESVTVDSTLPDELTRDELELPALSEPELARHYTRLSEMNYGVDSGPFPLGSCTMKYNPKFTEDVAADPKAAVHPARSEGTVQGVLALQHGLQEQLATIGGMDAVTLQPPAGAAGEFAGILMAKAYHEANGDDRTEVIVPDSAHGTNFASAAMAGYDVVTLPSADDGCVDLDALSAALSEDTAALMLTNPNTLGLFERDIESIAELVHDVGGLLYYDGANLNALLGRARPGDMGFDIMHYNVHKTFATPHGGGGPGAGPVGVTEELADFLPAPHVRETDSGYERYEPDHTIGKVHGYQGNWLVLLKAYAYIARLGDEGLTDASAKAVLNANYLATQVDYEVPFGPFHHEFVASAGDQDAADVAKRMLDYGVHPPTTKWPDIVDEALMTEPTEIESKRTLDQLAAAFNAARADDADTLAAAPERTAAGRIDQTSAARDPRLSWQALDDA from the coding sequence ATGAGCGACGACGACCCGCTCGGCTACGACCAGGCGCGCTGGATGGCCGACGAGGAGACCTACGAGCCGCTGCTTGCCGAGAAATCGACCGAGAGCGTCACGGTCGATTCGACGCTGCCCGACGAGCTAACCCGAGACGAACTCGAACTGCCGGCGCTCTCGGAGCCGGAACTGGCCCGCCATTATACGCGCCTCTCGGAGATGAACTACGGCGTCGACTCCGGGCCGTTCCCGCTGGGCTCGTGTACGATGAAGTACAACCCCAAGTTCACCGAAGACGTCGCCGCCGACCCGAAGGCTGCGGTCCATCCTGCCCGCTCCGAAGGAACTGTACAAGGTGTGCTGGCGCTCCAGCACGGCCTCCAAGAGCAGCTCGCAACCATCGGCGGGATGGACGCCGTGACGCTCCAGCCGCCGGCCGGTGCGGCGGGGGAGTTCGCCGGCATTCTCATGGCCAAGGCCTACCACGAGGCCAACGGCGACGACCGGACGGAGGTTATCGTCCCCGATTCGGCCCACGGGACGAACTTCGCCAGCGCGGCGATGGCCGGCTACGATGTCGTGACACTGCCGAGCGCCGACGACGGCTGCGTCGACCTCGATGCGCTGTCGGCAGCGCTCTCGGAGGACACGGCGGCGCTCATGCTGACGAACCCGAACACGCTGGGGCTCTTCGAGCGTGACATCGAGTCCATCGCCGAACTGGTCCACGATGTCGGCGGCCTGCTCTACTACGACGGCGCGAACCTCAACGCGCTGCTCGGTCGCGCCCGCCCGGGCGACATGGGCTTCGATATCATGCATTACAACGTCCACAAGACGTTCGCGACGCCGCACGGCGGCGGCGGCCCCGGTGCGGGCCCGGTCGGCGTTACTGAGGAACTTGCCGACTTCCTGCCGGCACCGCACGTCCGTGAGACGGACAGCGGCTACGAGCGATACGAGCCGGACCACACCATCGGCAAGGTCCACGGCTATCAGGGCAACTGGCTCGTCTTGCTGAAGGCCTACGCCTACATCGCCCGGCTCGGCGACGAGGGGCTGACCGACGCCAGCGCGAAGGCGGTACTGAACGCCAACTATCTCGCGACGCAGGTCGACTACGAGGTGCCGTTCGGCCCGTTCCATCACGAATTCGTCGCCAGCGCCGGCGACCAAGACGCCGCCGATGTCGCAAAGCGGATGCTTGATTACGGTGTCCACCCGCCGACGACGAAGTGGCCGGACATCGTCGACGAGGCCCTGATGACGGAGCCGACCGAAATCGAGAGCAAGCGGACCCTCGACCAGCTCGCGGCGGCGTTCAACGCCGCCCGTGCTGACGATGCGGACACGCTCGCTGCTGCTCCCGAGCGGACGGCAGCCGGCCGTATCGACCAGACCTCGGCCGCCCGGGACCCCCGGCTTTCCTGGCAGGCCCTCGACGACGCGTAA
- the gcvPA gene encoding aminomethyl-transferring glycine dehydrogenase subunit GcvPA, which translates to MTANGSPYAPHTDAETEAMLSAVGVESEAALFDIPDSVRFDDTFGIESRSERDVRSLVDRQLGRNHDLTEFLGRGHYDHYVPSMVDDLAGRSEFLTSYTQYQPEIAQGFLQALFEYQSMVAELTGLAIANCSMYDAATALGEAATLAIRVREADGDRVLVPEQLREGKRRTLENYLIGHDVSVATYPMADGIADVDALDAAAGEETLAVYAETPTVRGVIEERLDEIGAIATANDALFVVGSDPVALSLLEKPADVGADVVVGEAATLGLPAAYGTGMGLFACRESFLRQVPGRLVGASEDANGHRAYTLTLQTREQHIRRERATSNICTNQAWVALRTAMTIAWHGPDGLVDLAESCVVRAREAAERLDALDGVAAPVHDRHHFREFLARTDQPARAVADDLAAAGYAVHAVDDHLLQVCVTETNADAIDGLVEAVTEAAR; encoded by the coding sequence ATGACAGCCAACGGCAGCCCCTACGCGCCCCATACGGACGCCGAGACCGAGGCGATGCTCTCGGCGGTGGGTGTCGAAAGCGAAGCGGCGCTTTTCGACATCCCGGATTCGGTCCGTTTCGACGACACCTTCGGTATCGAATCCCGCAGCGAACGCGATGTCCGTTCGCTTGTCGACCGACAGCTCGGCCGCAACCACGACCTCACCGAGTTTCTCGGCCGCGGCCACTACGACCACTACGTCCCGTCGATGGTCGATGACCTCGCCGGCCGCTCGGAGTTTCTGACGAGCTACACCCAATACCAGCCGGAAATCGCACAGGGCTTTCTCCAGGCGCTCTTCGAGTACCAGTCGATGGTCGCCGAGTTGACCGGCCTTGCGATTGCCAACTGCTCGATGTACGACGCCGCGACAGCGCTTGGCGAGGCGGCGACGCTTGCCATCCGCGTTCGCGAGGCCGATGGCGACCGCGTGCTGGTGCCCGAACAGCTCCGCGAAGGCAAGCGACGGACGCTCGAAAACTACCTCATCGGCCACGATGTCTCGGTTGCGACCTACCCAATGGCCGACGGCATCGCCGATGTCGATGCCCTCGACGCCGCGGCCGGCGAGGAGACGCTGGCCGTCTACGCCGAGACGCCGACCGTCCGTGGTGTCATCGAAGAGCGGCTCGACGAAATCGGAGCCATCGCAACGGCAAACGACGCCCTCTTTGTCGTCGGTTCGGACCCGGTCGCGCTCTCGCTGCTTGAAAAGCCCGCCGATGTCGGTGCGGATGTCGTCGTCGGCGAGGCGGCGACACTCGGGCTTCCAGCCGCCTACGGAACTGGTATGGGCCTGTTTGCCTGCCGGGAGTCGTTCCTCCGGCAGGTTCCCGGCCGACTCGTCGGCGCGAGCGAGGACGCCAACGGCCACCGCGCCTACACGCTGACGCTCCAGACCCGCGAACAGCATATCCGCCGCGAGCGAGCGACCTCGAACATCTGTACGAATCAGGCGTGGGTCGCCCTCCGGACGGCGATGACCATCGCATGGCACGGCCCGGACGGCCTCGTCGACCTTGCTGAATCCTGTGTTGTCCGTGCCCGGGAGGCAGCCGAGCGGCTCGACGCGCTCGACGGCGTCGCCGCGCCGGTCCACGACCGCCACCACTTCCGGGAGTTCCTTGCCCGGACCGACCAGCCGGCGCGGGCGGTGGCCGACGATCTGGCGGCGGCTGGCTATGCCGTCCACGCGGTCGATGACCATCTGCTGCAGGTTTGTGTCACCGAGACAAACGCCGACGCCATCGACGGCCTTGTCGAGGCCGTCACGGAGGCCGCACGATGA
- the fer gene encoding ferredoxin Fer, with amino-acid sequence MYDTILVPTDGSDVAERAGTVGVRMAALFDADLTLLSVQEPGDGDRAERAHEALKEAAAEADISPQTKTIDGGETSVHRSIIDYAGAHDVDIIVMGTHGRTGIGRFLLGSVAEQTLKESPIPVVTVHEDTARDFAVDNVLVPTDGSEGAKAATEHAVDLAAEVGATLHTLQVTSDGDKAEPSPVTDVRNRGETAGIEVVTATRSGRPHEAIAGYVAEAGIDVVVMGAHGRGGIRQYLLGSVTERTVRFSPVPVISVKPETDGVTVEFLDYEAVDDNGWSLEDDDLFEKAAEADLPAGAYGTIATEKGEYILDAAERDGHDWPFFCRGGGCINCAAVLVDGEVEMETNRSLSDEEVDEMDLRLTCVATPATDEVKLVYNAKQLDQLRDRIL; translated from the coding sequence ATGTACGATACGATTCTCGTCCCGACCGACGGGAGCGACGTTGCGGAGCGAGCCGGAACCGTTGGCGTTCGAATGGCTGCACTGTTCGACGCTGATCTGACGCTCCTCTCCGTTCAAGAGCCGGGCGACGGAGACAGGGCGGAACGAGCCCATGAAGCGCTCAAAGAGGCCGCAGCCGAGGCCGATATTTCACCACAGACGAAGACTATCGATGGCGGGGAGACGTCGGTCCATCGCTCGATTATCGATTATGCTGGAGCACACGATGTTGATATCATCGTAATGGGGACGCATGGGCGAACGGGAATCGGTCGGTTCCTGCTCGGCAGCGTGGCTGAACAGACCCTCAAGGAGTCGCCGATTCCGGTCGTAACCGTTCATGAAGACACCGCCCGCGATTTTGCGGTCGACAACGTCCTCGTCCCGACCGACGGGAGCGAGGGGGCCAAGGCCGCCACGGAGCATGCTGTCGACCTCGCGGCGGAAGTCGGTGCGACGCTCCATACACTGCAGGTCACGTCGGACGGCGACAAAGCGGAGCCATCGCCAGTTACCGACGTGCGCAACCGGGGCGAAACTGCTGGGATAGAAGTCGTCACAGCAACACGCAGCGGCCGGCCACACGAGGCGATTGCTGGATACGTGGCTGAGGCTGGAATCGATGTCGTCGTAATGGGCGCACACGGACGCGGCGGCATCAGACAATACCTGCTCGGGAGCGTCACCGAGCGTACGGTTCGGTTCTCACCGGTTCCGGTTATCTCGGTAAAGCCGGAGACGGACGGCGTTACCGTCGAATTTCTCGATTACGAAGCCGTGGACGACAACGGCTGGTCGTTAGAAGACGACGACCTCTTCGAGAAAGCAGCCGAAGCTGACCTCCCAGCTGGCGCCTACGGGACGATAGCTACCGAGAAAGGAGAGTACATTCTTGACGCCGCTGAGAGAGACGGCCACGATTGGCCGTTTTTCTGTCGGGGTGGCGGCTGCATCAACTGTGCGGCAGTACTGGTCGACGGCGAGGTCGAGATGGAGACCAACCGTAGCCTCTCCGACGAGGAAGTCGATGAAATGGACCTGCGGTTGACCTGTGTTGCTACGCCGGCCACCGACGAAGTGAAGCTTGTATACAACGCCAAGCAGCTCGACCAGCTTCGCGACCGGATTCTCTGA
- a CDS encoding DUF7542 family protein: MSDERVAVACRDCEYTASFSSLGRARTALAAHETETGHDIDWDIDHAAEGVERAGADAGVCGSPDCANADSPLLDWRESTDE; encoded by the coding sequence ATGTCCGACGAGCGTGTCGCTGTAGCGTGCCGCGACTGCGAGTACACCGCGTCGTTTTCGAGCCTCGGCCGCGCCCGCACTGCACTGGCTGCCCACGAGACGGAGACGGGCCACGATATCGACTGGGATATCGACCACGCTGCTGAGGGCGTCGAACGCGCCGGCGCAGACGCCGGTGTCTGTGGCAGCCCCGACTGTGCGAACGCCGACTCACCGCTGCTCGATTGGCGGGAGTCGACAGACGAATAG
- a CDS encoding sulfite exporter TauE/SafE family protein, producing MELLGLTPQLAALFVGFGFMVGVFFGFFGMGGSFLVTPTLLILGYPAPVAIGSSMAFVFGTAVIATLKHHDVGQVDYKLGALMFVGIAVGIEAGKMLVFFLEALGRAEVVVGSAYVVLLAAIGGVFVRSAAGGDSADSADSEGGDGSEDDIPDIAKKIKSYTIPPMVTLTDGSKASMWTISGVGGGVGVVSGFLGVGGGFIRMPAIYYIIGVPLAAAVGTSLFGALMSGAVGAFTYGLSGVIDLGVVTALLVGSALGARIGSAATAYVDEDDVTIYFGVMLLLASIAVAAGELATWLDAPVLDTVSFVLLVGSAAFVTAVIFYYGATAVRNGTRVG from the coding sequence ATGGAACTACTCGGGCTTACCCCGCAGCTAGCGGCGCTTTTCGTCGGCTTCGGATTCATGGTCGGCGTTTTCTTCGGGTTCTTCGGGATGGGCGGGTCATTCCTTGTTACGCCGACGCTTCTGATACTCGGGTATCCGGCGCCGGTTGCCATCGGGTCGAGCATGGCATTCGTGTTCGGGACGGCGGTCATCGCGACGCTGAAGCACCACGATGTCGGACAGGTAGACTACAAGCTGGGTGCGCTGATGTTTGTCGGCATCGCGGTCGGCATCGAGGCCGGGAAGATGCTCGTCTTCTTCCTCGAGGCGCTCGGGCGGGCGGAGGTTGTCGTCGGCAGCGCGTACGTGGTACTCTTAGCCGCCATCGGCGGTGTCTTCGTCCGCAGCGCAGCCGGCGGCGACAGCGCCGACAGCGCCGACAGCGAGGGCGGCGACGGAAGCGAAGACGACATTCCAGATATTGCGAAGAAGATCAAATCGTACACCATTCCACCAATGGTGACGCTGACCGACGGCAGCAAAGCATCGATGTGGACTATCTCGGGGGTCGGCGGCGGTGTCGGCGTCGTCTCCGGCTTTCTCGGCGTCGGTGGCGGCTTCATCCGGATGCCGGCCATCTACTACATCATCGGCGTCCCGCTTGCCGCGGCGGTCGGAACGAGCCTCTTCGGCGCGCTCATGTCCGGTGCCGTCGGCGCGTTCACCTACGGCCTCTCGGGCGTTATCGACCTCGGCGTCGTGACGGCGCTGCTCGTCGGCAGTGCGCTTGGGGCCCGTATCGGGTCGGCGGCGACAGCCTACGTCGATGAAGACGATGTGACGATCTATTTCGGTGTCATGTTGCTCCTTGCGAGCATCGCCGTGGCGGCCGGCGAGTTGGCGACGTGGCTCGACGCGCCGGTGTTAGACACCGTCAGCTTCGTGCTTCTCGTGGGGTCGGCAGCGTTCGTGACCGCCGTCATCTTCTATTACGGCGCAACGGCGGTCCGAAACGGGACGCGGGTCGGCTAG
- a CDS encoding thiolase family protein: protein MNNPVIVDAVRTPFGKRDGALADMHPQDLAAEPLVALRERNGFAPETIEDVIYGCVTPIDEQGLNIARLAPMVAGWGDGVPGVQLNRMCGSGQQAVNFAAGQVASGAHDVLIAGGVEHMTRVPMGSDGQSVTDTYFEHFDELTTQGEGAERIAETYDFSRRTLDELAADSQSRCGDAWEAGHYDEQVVSVDTEVGDERVELTRDEHMRPDTDAETLSSLPLSFRDPGEGVHHAGNASGIVDGASALLVTSEAAAEEHGWEPMARIVDSHVVGVDPVTMLTGPIPATEELLAQHDLTVDDIDRFEVNEAFAAVVEAWLDETGADWDRTNVWGGAIAHGHPLGATGAALLGKLPYQLAACDGQYGLCTMCIGFGQGIATIIERY, encoded by the coding sequence ATGAACAACCCGGTTATCGTTGACGCTGTCCGCACGCCGTTCGGCAAGCGAGACGGCGCACTGGCAGACATGCACCCCCAAGACCTCGCTGCCGAGCCGCTCGTTGCCCTCCGCGAACGGAACGGGTTCGCCCCGGAAACCATCGAAGATGTCATCTACGGCTGCGTCACGCCGATCGACGAGCAGGGGCTCAACATCGCTCGGCTCGCGCCGATGGTCGCCGGCTGGGGCGACGGCGTTCCCGGCGTCCAGCTCAACCGGATGTGCGGCTCCGGTCAGCAGGCGGTCAACTTCGCCGCCGGACAGGTCGCAAGCGGTGCACACGATGTCCTCATCGCCGGCGGCGTCGAGCACATGACGCGCGTGCCGATGGGCTCGGACGGGCAAAGCGTCACCGACACGTATTTCGAGCATTTCGACGAGCTGACGACACAGGGAGAGGGTGCAGAGCGCATCGCCGAGACGTATGACTTCTCCCGCCGGACGCTGGATGAACTCGCCGCTGACTCACAGTCCCGGTGTGGTGACGCGTGGGAGGCGGGCCACTACGACGAGCAGGTCGTGTCGGTCGACACCGAGGTCGGCGACGAGCGGGTTGAACTCACCCGCGACGAGCATATGCGCCCCGATACCGACGCCGAGACGCTTTCGTCGCTGCCGCTTTCGTTCCGCGACCCCGGCGAGGGGGTCCACCACGCGGGTAACGCTTCGGGAATCGTTGACGGCGCATCGGCACTGCTCGTCACGAGTGAGGCCGCTGCCGAGGAACACGGCTGGGAACCGATGGCCCGGATCGTCGACAGCCACGTCGTCGGCGTCGACCCGGTGACGATGCTGACCGGGCCGATACCGGCGACCGAAGAGCTGCTGGCACAGCACGACCTGACGGTCGACGACATCGACCGCTTCGAGGTCAACGAGGCGTTTGCAGCGGTCGTCGAGGCGTGGCTCGACGAAACCGGCGCGGACTGGGACCGAACGAACGTCTGGGGCGGTGCCATCGCCCACGGCCACCCCCTCGGCGCGACGGGAGCGGCGCTCCTCGGGAAGCTTCCCTACCAGCTGGCGGCCTGCGATGGCCAGTATGGCCTCTGTACGATGTGTATCGGCTTCGGGCAGGGCATCGCAACAATCATCGAGCGATACTGA
- a CDS encoding MerC domain-containing protein, with product MNPLDEDNEGEVPFGEPSSAEQELAPDAPDASVQTFETESDFSSMSEVSSETLGAFGACFVYAHLALFLGAIGPMGWYFEGWSRAGPLLFAGGVVAGWLTYRRYRKWERQRATDDTAGSDTATAAADGEDAG from the coding sequence GTGAACCCGCTCGACGAGGACAACGAAGGAGAAGTCCCGTTCGGCGAACCGTCCTCGGCCGAACAGGAGCTGGCACCCGATGCGCCGGATGCTTCGGTACAGACGTTCGAGACGGAGAGCGATTTCTCGTCGATGTCGGAGGTCTCTTCGGAGACGCTCGGCGCGTTCGGCGCGTGCTTCGTCTATGCGCATCTCGCGTTGTTTCTCGGTGCAATCGGGCCGATGGGCTGGTATTTCGAGGGCTGGAGCCGGGCCGGGCCGCTGTTGTTCGCCGGCGGCGTGGTTGCAGGGTGGCTGACATATCGGCGGTATCGAAAGTGGGAGCGACAGCGGGCGACAGACGACACCGCCGGCAGTGACACCGCGACTGCGGCTGCTGACGGCGAAGACGCCGGCTGA
- a CDS encoding DUF7838 family putative zinc beta-ribbon protein, giving the protein MSLSLERTCPECGTEEFYKAASMQIHLGTKKKWHCTECEYGFVAINGIDTASA; this is encoded by the coding sequence ATGAGCCTCTCACTGGAGAGAACCTGCCCCGAGTGTGGAACCGAGGAGTTCTACAAGGCCGCGAGCATGCAGATCCACCTCGGCACCAAGAAGAAGTGGCACTGTACCGAATGCGAGTACGGCTTTGTCGCCATCAACGGCATCGACACCGCATCAGCTTAG